Proteins found in one Salvia splendens isolate huo1 chromosome 10, SspV2, whole genome shotgun sequence genomic segment:
- the LOC121751469 gene encoding AP2-like ethylene-responsive transcription factor AIL1, which produces MASMNWLGFSLSPQELQDHQQHPQTSHITNFNSDEISTTQISEESCFDHHLTSDSPIPSLNLPAPPFGIMEAFNRNNPNQDWNMSINTYSCSSQNLEDQNRPKLENFFGVHQENSYNIYQENEATSNPNPSTTTSTIGLSMITKWLRNNPTAPHAGETKAAPPSSAASAQSLSLSISQSTTHLPSDTKLATEGHTAASSSAAVATESVPRKSIDTFGQRTSIYRGVTRHRWTGRYEAHLWDNSCRREGQTRKGRQVYLGGYDKEDKAARAYDLAALKYWGTTTTTNFPMSNYEKEIEDMKHMTRQEYVASLRRKSSGFSRGASMYRGVTRHHQHGRWQARIGRVAGNKDLYLGTFSTEEEAAEAYDTAAIKFRGLNAVTNFEINRYDVKSILESTTLPIGGAAKRLKDAEKAEMALTLQRANESHLAESYAATTTPWPTIAFQQPQPLIYPYGAAHQRLWCKPEHDVDVYNEINHHHHLTHNFLQPNSVLHNMMGLDSSSIEGANGVVYGNGSTAVMGGTVIVDGNQNGFLGHELGNSKNLDYEEMNFYYQNQQSSGVNQGTAANWIPTAVPARGSNMAAAGHGASTFTVWNDT; this is translated from the exons atGGCTTCCATGAACTGGCTAGGCTTCTCTCTATCTCCTCAAGAGCTCCAAGATCATCAACAACACCCACAGACCTCACACATAACTAATTTCAACTCAGATGAAATCTCAACCACACAAATTTCTGAGGAATCTTGCTTTGATCATCACCTCACCTCAGATTCCCCCATCCCCTCTCTGAATCTCCCTGCCCCCCCTTTTGGCATCATGGAAGCTTTCAACAGAAACAATCCCAATCAAG attggAATATGAGCATAAACACATACTCATGCAGCAGCCAGAATCTAGAGGATCAAAACCGCCCAAAGCTAGAGAATTTCTTTGGTGTTCATCAAGAAAACAGTTACAATATCTACCAAGAAAATGAAGCCActtcaaatccaaatccaagCACCACCACCAGCACAATTGGCCTTTCCATGATCACAAAATGGCTCAGAAACAACCCCACGGCGCCTCATGCAGGCGAGACCAAGGCGGCGCCGCCTTCCTCCGCCGCCTCAGCTcaatcactctctctctcaatctctcaaTCAACCACACATCTACCTTCCGACACCAAATTAGCAACTGAGGGTCATACTGCTGCTTCTTCCTCTGCAGCTGTTGCAACAGAATCAGTGCCGAGAAAGTCCATTGACACATTCGGACAAAGGACTTCTATTTACCGAGGAGTAACGAG GCATAGATGGACAGGGAGATATGAGGCGCATTTGTGGGATAACAGTTGCAGAAGAGAGGGACAGACTCGTAAAGGAAGGCAAG TCTACTTGG gagGTTATGATAAGGAAGATAAGGCAGCTCGAGCTTATGATTTAGCTGCACTGAAATATTGGGGAACCACCACAACTACAAATTTTCCA ATGAGTAACTATGAGAAAGAGATAGAGGATATGAAGCATATGACAAGGCAAGAGTATGTAGCATCATTGAGAAG AAAAAGCAGTGGTTTCTCCAGAGGTGCATCCATGTATAGAGGTGTTACAAG ACACCACCAACATGGGAGATGGCAAGCTAGAATTGGAAGAGTAGCTGGAAACAAAGACCTCTACTTAGGAACTTTCA GTACGGAGGAAGAGGCTGCAGAGGCCTACGACACTGCGGCGATCAAATTCCGCGGCCTAAACGCCGTTACTAACTTCGAAATAAACCGTTACGACGTCAAGAGCATTCTAGAGAGCACCACTCTCCCCATCGGCGGCGCGGCCAAGCGGCTCAAAGACGCGGAGAAGGCCGAGATGGCTCTCACCCTTCAGCGAGCGAACGAGTCGCACCTCGCCGAGAGCTACGCCGCCACAACCACACCATGGCCCACAATCGCCTTCCAGCAGCCCCAGCCGTTGATCTACCCCTACGGCGCCGCCCATCAACGGCTCTGGTGCAAGCCGGAGCACGACGTTGATGTTTACAACGAGatcaaccaccaccaccacctcacCCACAATTTTCTCCAGCCGAATTCGGTTCTCCACAACATGATGGGATTGGATTCTTCATCCATTGAAGGAGCAAACGGCGTCGTTTACGGGAATGGTTCTACGGCGGTGATGGGGGGAACTGTGATTGTTGATGGAAATCAGAATGGATTTCTTGGGCACGAATTGGGGAATTCGAAGAATCTGGATTATGAGGAGATGAATTTCTATTACCAGAATCAGCAATCGAGTGGTGTGAATCAAGGCACAGCGGCGAATTGGATTCCGACGGCGGTTCCGGCGAGGGGGAGTAATATGGCGGCGGCGGGGCATGGAGCTTCGACGTTTACGGTGTGGAATGATACATAG